The DNA region AGCCAGCCGCACATTGTGACGGAAGACCAGTACGAGGCTGCTCCCTACATCCTTCGTGGCCAGGACGGCCGCTTGCTGGCAGGCGCGGGCGACCACGTCTACGTGCGCGGCCTGCAAAGTGGTGGGCCCGAGCGCTTCAATATCGTGCGCATCGGCGACGAATACGAAGACCCGGAAACCGGTGACTTCCTCGGCTGGGAAGCCATGGAAGTAGCCCAAGGCGTGGCCAAGCGCTGGGGTGATCCGGCCACGGTCTACATCGAGCGCAGCAAGCGCGAGTCGACCAAGGGCGACCGCCTGCTGCCGATCGACGAAGATGACTTCAACAGCAACATCATCCCGCATGCCCCCGAAAAATCGGTCAACGGCTACATCATCGACGTAGTCGATGGTGTCTCGAATGTCGGCCGCTACCAGATCGTCACCCTCAACCGCGGTGAGGCGGACGGCCTCGAGATCGGCCACGTGCTGGACGTCTACCAGCAGGGCGAAGAGGTCAGCGATGACGTAGCGGGACGGCTGAGCTGGTCGGTGGACCTGCCTTCCGAAAAGGCGGGCTCGGTACTGGTATTCCGAGTCTTCAACGAGGTCAGTTTTGCGCTGGTCATGACCTCGACCAAGGAAATCCACACGCTGGACATGGTTCGCAATCCCTGAAACACTCGGTCTGAACAATTGCTGATCGCGCCAGGACGGCGCGGTACCCAGAAAGCCCGCCAGGTCGCCTGACCATGGCGGGTGTTACCGGGAGGGCCACCGAGGCACATGAAGGATCTGCGCCACTGGCTCGCCCTGGTCCGCACGCCCGGACTGGGGTGGCCGTCACTTGACGCAATGCTGGCCGAGTTCGGCACGCCTGGCGCCCTTTTCACCCTGAATCCTCGCCAGCTCACCCCGTTCGACCTCTCACCAAAGACGCGTGATGCCCTGCAGAACCCGGACTGGGAGCGGGTTGACACCGATATCGCGTGGATGGAAGACAGCGGCACGACACTCGTGCCGGCCACATCAAAGGACTATCCGGAGTTTCTCCGGGGCATCGATCATCCGCCAATCGCCTTGTTTGCGCGCGGCGATGTCGGCCTGCTGACGGACTACCAGCTGGCGATTGTCGGATCCCGGAATCCGACCCGAGGCGGCACCGCGACGGCAGCCGATTTTGCGGGAACACTGGCGCGCGCCGGGCTCGTCATCACCAGCGGCCTGGCCAGCGGCATCGATGCCGCCGCACATGCTGGCGCGCTGGATGCCGGTGGCGGCACGATTGCCGTCTGCGGCACCGGACTCGATCGCCTGTACCCTGCCAGCAACAAGGAACTGGGCGAGCGCATCGTGGCCGAGGGCCTCATGATCTCGGAATTTCCGCCTGGCACCTCGCCACGCCCCGAGAACTTCCCGCGCCGCAACCGCATCATCAGTGGCATGAGCCTGGGCACCCTGGTGGTCGAGGCGGCCCAGCGCAGCGGCTCGCTGATCACCGCCCGGCTGGCCAGCGAACAGGGCCGCGAAGTCTTCGCGATACCGGGATCCATTCACAACCCGCTGGCACGTGGCTGCCATCGACTGATACGCGACGGCGCCAAGCTGGTGGAATCAGCTGCCGACGTGCTGGAAGATATCCGCAACCTGGCCAGCCTGCCGACGCAGCTGGCAGACACCATCACTTCCCCCGAGGCTGAAGAGGAGGACAGCAACGACCCGGATTATGAGCGCGTCTTGCAAACGCTGGGGTTCGACCCCACACCTGTAGACGTGATCGTCGCGCAAACCGGGCTGAAAGCCGATGTGATATCTTCCATGCTGCTGATCCTGGAGCTCCAGGGGAGAGTGGAAGCCTCACCCGGCGGTCGTTATGCCCGAGTGAACTGATAGGTAGCCAAGATGAAAGAAAACGTGCTGGATGTACTCATGTACCTATTCGACAACTACCTGGAAGACGAAACAGATCCACAGCATGACCGCGAAACACTCCGTATCGAACTGGAAGAAGCCGGCTTCGACCGGCATGAAGTAAGCAAGGCCTTCCGCTGGCTGGAAGGCCTCGGGGCAGATCCATCCAAGGGCCTGTCCTTGCACGCCGAGCAATCGCTGCGCGTGTTCAGCCGGGAAGAAATGCTGCGGCTGGATGCGGAATGCCGCGGTTTTCTCATCTACCTTGAACAGGTCGGGATACTCAACCAGCAGGAAAGAGAACTGGTTATCGACCGAATCATGGCGCTGGATTCCGATGAAATTGACATTGATCAGGTCAAGTGGATTATCCTGATGGTCCTTTTCAACCAGCCGGGGCAGGAACAGAACTTCGCCCGGATGGAGGATCTGGTATTCGAGGAGCGGGTCGGCGCCGTCCACTGACGGCCTTTCGCTCCACAACCTGAACTCAGGGGAACCGCATCTTCGCTGGCAGCAGCGAGGGTGCGTGTTGCCGCCAAACGGAAGCCACACCGGACCCATGAGCAAGAATCTCGTCATTGTAGAATCCCCGGCCAAGGCCAAGACCATCGAGAAATACCTGGGCAAGGATTTCAAGGTGCTGGCTTCCTATGGACATGTTCGCGACCTGGTGCCGAAAGAAGGTGCCGTAGATCCCGAGCACGACTTCGACATGAAGTACCAGGTGATCGAGCGGAACGAAAAGCATGTCGACAAGATCGAAAAGGAAATGAAGAAGGCGGACACGCTGATGCTCGCCACTGACCCCGATCGCGAGGGAGAGGCCATTTCCTGGCATCTGTACGAACTGCTCAAGGAGCGGGGCGTGCTGGACGGCAAGGATGTCCGTCGCGTCGTCTTCCACGAGATCACCAAGCGCGCCATCAAGGACGCGGTCGAACACCCACGCACCCTGTCCAACGACCTGGTTGCCGCCCAGCAGGCCAGGCGCGCGCTGGATTACCTCGTCGGCTTCAATCTTTCGCCACTGCTTTGGAAGAAGATCCGCCGCGGCCTGTCGGCCGGGCGCGTGCAGTCCCCTGCGCTCCGGATGATTGTCGAGCGCGAGGAAGAAATCGAGAAATTCGTGCCGCGCGAGTACTGGACGCTGGAAGGCAAGTTCGAGAAGGAAGGCTCGGGCTTCGGGGGCAAGCTGTGGCGCTTCGAGAACGAGAAGGTCGAACAGTTCAGCTTCGAGAACGAAGAATCGGCGCGCAAGGCGGAATCCGCCCTCAAGGCTGCCGGCGACACACTGGTCATCAACAAGGTCGAGAAGAAACAGCGTCGTCGCAACCCGACTGCACCTTTCACCACCTCGACCTTGCAGCAGGAAGCATCGCGCAAGCTGGGATTCGGCGCCAACCGCACCATGCGCACGGCACAGCAGCTGTATGAAGGCGTGGAAACGGAAGACGGTACCGTCGGCCTGATCACCTACATGCGTACCGACTCCGTCACCCTGTCCCAGGATGCACTGAACGAGATTCGCGAGGTCATTGGCGAGCGCTACGGCAAGGACAATGTCCCGGACGAACCGAACGTCTACAAGACCAAGTCCAAGAATGCGCAGGAAGCGCACGAGGCCATTCGCCCGACGTCGGTGAAGCTGACGCCCGAGGACATCCGCAAGTTCATGACGCCGGACCAGGCGAAGCTTTACGAACTGATCTGGAAGCGCACCGTCGCCAGTCAGATGGTGCATGCTGTCTACGATACCGTCGCTGCCGAGATTGCCGCCGGTGAGGGCAACGTGTTCCGTGCGACCGGTTCGACACTGGTCAAGCCTGGCTTCATCGCCGTCTACCTCGAGGACGTCGACGACAAGAAGGCCGATGACGACGATGACAAGACGTTGCCGGAACTGAACGAAGGTGACGAAATCAAGTTCGTGGACATCGATACCGTTCAGCATTTCACCGAGCCACCACCGCGCTTCTCGGAAGCCAGCCTGGTCAAGGCACTTGAGGAATACGGCATCGGTCGC from Gammaproteobacteria bacterium includes:
- a CDS encoding LysM peptidoglycan-binding domain-containing protein, whose translation is MNYGDYTRFQGRTLLLLALLAAFSLLTAGCASEPAMQPAPQAAEPAPVQSEPTKEVRVAPRAPERYTVKKGDTLWDISSMFLEDPWLWPEIWFVNPQIANPHLIYPGDVIILFYYDDQPQLRVERDGEIYMTTLGTERLSPKIRTSPIDQAIPTIPIEAIRAFLSQPHIVTEDQYEAAPYILRGQDGRLLAGAGDHVYVRGLQSGGPERFNIVRIGDEYEDPETGDFLGWEAMEVAQGVAKRWGDPATVYIERSKRESTKGDRLLPIDEDDFNSNIIPHAPEKSVNGYIIDVVDGVSNVGRYQIVTLNRGEADGLEIGHVLDVYQQGEEVSDDVAGRLSWSVDLPSEKAGSVLVFRVFNEVSFALVMTSTKEIHTLDMVRNP
- the dprA gene encoding DNA-processing protein DprA, translating into MKDLRHWLALVRTPGLGWPSLDAMLAEFGTPGALFTLNPRQLTPFDLSPKTRDALQNPDWERVDTDIAWMEDSGTTLVPATSKDYPEFLRGIDHPPIALFARGDVGLLTDYQLAIVGSRNPTRGGTATAADFAGTLARAGLVITSGLASGIDAAAHAGALDAGGGTIAVCGTGLDRLYPASNKELGERIVAEGLMISEFPPGTSPRPENFPRRNRIISGMSLGTLVVEAAQRSGSLITARLASEQGREVFAIPGSIHNPLARGCHRLIRDGAKLVESAADVLEDIRNLASLPTQLADTITSPEAEEEDSNDPDYERVLQTLGFDPTPVDVIVAQTGLKADVISSMLLILELQGRVEASPGGRYARVN
- a CDS encoding DUF494 domain-containing protein gives rise to the protein MKENVLDVLMYLFDNYLEDETDPQHDRETLRIELEEAGFDRHEVSKAFRWLEGLGADPSKGLSLHAEQSLRVFSREEMLRLDAECRGFLIYLEQVGILNQQERELVIDRIMALDSDEIDIDQVKWIILMVLFNQPGQEQNFARMEDLVFEERVGAVH
- the topA gene encoding type I DNA topoisomerase, with translation MSKNLVIVESPAKAKTIEKYLGKDFKVLASYGHVRDLVPKEGAVDPEHDFDMKYQVIERNEKHVDKIEKEMKKADTLMLATDPDREGEAISWHLYELLKERGVLDGKDVRRVVFHEITKRAIKDAVEHPRTLSNDLVAAQQARRALDYLVGFNLSPLLWKKIRRGLSAGRVQSPALRMIVEREEEIEKFVPREYWTLEGKFEKEGSGFGGKLWRFENEKVEQFSFENEESARKAESALKAAGDTLVINKVEKKQRRRNPTAPFTTSTLQQEASRKLGFGANRTMRTAQQLYEGVETEDGTVGLITYMRTDSVTLSQDALNEIREVIGERYGKDNVPDEPNVYKTKSKNAQEAHEAIRPTSVKLTPEDIRKFMTPDQAKLYELIWKRTVASQMVHAVYDTVAAEIAAGEGNVFRATGSTLVKPGFIAVYLEDVDDKKADDDDDKTLPELNEGDEIKFVDIDTVQHFTEPPPRFSEASLVKALEEYGIGRPSTYASIITTLQNREYVEMDARRFIPTDVARIVNKFLTDHFTQYVDYEFTARLEDELDEVSRGEKDWVPLMREFWKPFKERVDDKESLTREEVAQARELGT